A stretch of Lactuca sativa cultivar Salinas chromosome 6, Lsat_Salinas_v11, whole genome shotgun sequence DNA encodes these proteins:
- the LOC111880989 gene encoding gamma-tubulin complex component 2: MQYAMCLIFDLIELQDDVLVSFMGIARDELDKTPNEISFEKLQDTGFLLKRLSILKDLQTCGETISKPDVVEEPLITGMETFSVNYKVQWELSLVISRKALTKYQLIF; the protein is encoded by the exons ATGCAGTATGCAATGTGTTTGATATTTGATTTGATTGAGTTACAGGATGATGTCTTGGTTTCTTTTATGGGTATTGCACGTGATGAACTTGATAAAACACCAAATGAGATCTCTTTTGAGAAGCTTCAG GACACAGGTTTTTTGTTAAAGAGATTGAGCATTCTGAAAGATCTTCAAACATGTGGTGAGACAATTTCAAAGCCTGATGTTGTAGAAGAGCCCTTGATCACTGGTATGGAAACCTTCTCTGTTAATTACAAG GTTCAATGGGAATTATCCCTTGTGATATCAAGAAAAGCTCTGACAAAATACCAATTAATTTTTTGA
- the LOC111880988 gene encoding uncharacterized protein At1g51745 translates to MESSDAETGMVDCGVGTIVWVRRRNGSWWPGKILGPDELSASPLMSPRSGTPVKLLGREDASVDWYNLEKSKRVKPFRCGEFDDCIERAEASQGMPPKKREKYARREDAILHALELEKQVLEKKYGKPGVQSNNTKLLGKDTTITPELSRDSGKHVDLSLDDKRKGLSFQSRSHLNVDDVPVRPILFKHKLSSLAASNGSHRHASDVLTPENTVIVGSKKLLEKKRKRSQEGNTEESVGKRRDRHRPLVQVLLSSAKLPHHDHTHPLQPKTDGGEEQRKVVHRAVGGNDPGDTREAIPDQVENSAPKFEKRDESFPVALSEENTTESNEDTETDSSGTESLMSDTYDAMAALSDEAEDVEFIPKAFGRQGVHEESMSDDESGGVPDDSVATVSKWQLKGKRNSRSLRKRKVATNSSHWMTGFNGIDTSLSLRSKASGGLLDMMSWDDDPDPYPCCLKGYSYSYSYSGEYQIYDDDDDDNDDDDDDVRRHGTRMLIDVEVGVQSSYQREHVPMISLMSKLNDKAIVGHPIPVEALEDGSSDDMFQMESLLLLGGGDTSAPLQPWRTARRTAKCRGVALARPPQFLSTLEEEEEEEEEEEEAVASFQFQEYYDEDGKASVTRSNSKGRKWAAPKKPQRRTTSSCSSQKIRTLSSIGGTQQQQQQHNMDLKAEGEQGIGMMMMMMMMMKPESLPTAVACIPVKLVFSRLHEELVAPRHQ, encoded by the exons ATGGAGAGCTCTGACGCAGAAACAGGCATGGTTGATTGTGGTGTTGGGACCATCGTTTGGGTTCGGAGGCGGAATGGGTCGTGGTGGCCGGGTAAGATCCTGGGCCCCGATGAGCTCTCTGCTTCTCCGCTCATGTCTCCCCGATCTGGAACTCCTGTCAAACTTCTTGGGAGGGAAGATGCCAGTGT GGATTGGTACAACCTAGAGAAGTCGAAGCGAGTTAAACCTTTCCGCTGTGGTGAGTTTGATGACTGCATCGAGAGGGCGGAAGCTTCACAGgggatgcctccaaagaaaagagagaaataTGCACGCAGGGAAGATGCTATCCTTCATGCACTTGAGCTTGAGAAGCAAGTGCTGGAAAAGAAATATGGGAAACCAGGTGTCCAATCTAATAATACCAAGTTACTAGGAAAAGACACAACTATAACTCCAGAATTATCACGTGACAGTGGTAAACATGTGGATCTGTCTCTTGATGACAAAAGAAAGGGTCTTTCCTTTCAGTCAAGGAGTCACCTGAATGTAGATGATGTACCTGTACGTCCTATTCTTTTCAAGCATAAACTCTCTTCCTTGGCTGCTTCAAATGGTTCCCATAGGCATGCTTCAGATGTCCTTACACCAGAAAATACGGTTATTGTCGGTAGTAAAAAGTTGTTGGAGAAAAAAAGGAAAAGGTCACAAGAGGGGAATACGGAGGAATCAGTTGGTAAGAGGCGTGACAGACATCGTCCTCTTGTTCAGGTACTCCTGAGTAGTGCAAAACTGCCCCACCATGACCACACTCACCCCTTGCAGCCAAAGACTGATGGAGGGGAGGAGCAGAGAAAAGTTGTACACCGTGCAGTGGGTGGCAATGATCCAGGTGACACTAGAGAAGCTATCCCTGACCAAGTGGAAAATTCAGCACCCAAGTTTGAGAAAAGGGACGAGTCCTTCCCTGTTGCATTGAGTGAAGAAAACACTACTGAATCTAATGAAGACACTGAAACTGATTCTTCTGGCACTGAATCTCTGATGTCGGACACATATGACGCAATGGCTGCACTTTCAG ATGAAGCTGAAGATGTTGAATTCATACCAAAGGCATTTGGAAGGCAAGGGGTACATGAGGAGAGCATGAGTGATGATGAGTCAGGAGGAGTTCCTGATGATTCCGTAGCAACAGTCTCCAAATGGCAGCtgaagggaaaaaggaatagtcGCAGTTTGAGGAAGAGAAAGGTAGCTACAAATTCCAGCCACTGGATGACGGGTTTCAATGGAATTGACACAAGTTTAAGTTTGAGAAGCAAAGCTAGTGGAGGCTTGCTAGACATGATGAGTTGGGATGATGATCCTGATCCTTACCCTTGTTGTTTGAAGGGATACTCATACTCATACTCATACTCAGGTGAGTACCAAATATACGATGACGATGacgatgataatgatgatgacgACGATGATGTGAGGAGGCATGGGACCCGGATGTTGATTGATGTTGAAGTAGGAGTGCAATCAAGTTATCAGAGAGAACACGTGCCCATGATTTCCCTGATGAGCAAATTGAATGACAAGGCCATAGTGGGTCACCCTATTCCAGTAGAAGCCCTGGAAGATGGTTCATCTGATGATATGTTCCAAATggaatcattattattattaggtGGTGGTGACACAAGTGCGCCGCTTCAACCATGGAGGACCGCCAGGAGGACCGCCAAGTGTCGGGGGGTTGCACTTGCACGGCCGCCTCAATTTTTATCAacattagaagaagaagaagaagaagaagaagaagaagaagaggcggTGGCCTCCTTTCAGTTTCAGGAGTATTATGATGAAGATGGAAAAGCAAGTGTTACTCGCAGCAACAGCAAGGGAAGAAAGTGGGCTGCACCAAAAAAGCCACAAAGGAGGACCACCTCATCTTGCAGCAGTCAGAAAATAAGGACGTTATCATCAATAGGCGGGACCcaacagcagcaacagcagcacaATATGGATTTGAAAGCAGAAGGTGAACAAGGGAtagggatgatgatgatgatgatgatgatgatgaaaccaGAGTCATTGCCCACAGCAGTTGCTTGTATCCCTGTTAAATTAGTGTTCAGTAGGTTACATGAGGAGCTGGTTGCCCCCCGCCATCAATAA